The nucleotide sequence catataaacataagtaTGGCAAGACTGACAACTTAAACAGAAATGAGATGCAGTGTGAACAATTTAAGTACTTTCCCAATGCAACAGGCGATGACGAAATAATGTTCCATCTAATGTGCAAAACAGGACATATTAGCCTGTGCCCTAGGTTTTAAAGAGGAACCCAAAAAAACAAGGAAACATTAAACATCCATGGTAGAACTGGTTTCAGTTGAAAATGTTGTTTAACTAAATAAGTTGAAACGAGGAAAATAAATTTCATGGATTGACTACAAGAGATTATGATACTTTGAGGACCATATTAAAAGTTCAGATAATCACAGAGAAAATGCTAATAAGAAGGTACTTACAGAAACTAATCTAGTTCAGTTCTCCATTTGCACCTACTGTTGGAAACTCAGCACTTTCACACCCATCCGAAATATAAGCAGAAAATTGTTACTCAATAAAATGTTAGATCAAATCGGAGGATCTTCTACTGATCTCCAGGCAGTGTTAACAAGTTCACTAAACCGCCATCTTCATCATGTGAAGGTCTTCAATGAGAAATGAAATTAACAATAGCATTCACTAGAACATAACTGGCAACTGCTGTATTAACACAACCACggcctttttttttcttctataagCATCGTCATAGTGTTATCATTACAGGAAACACAAATTCATGGACACTTCCTTTGGACTTCCCACAAAGTGAATATCAGGGTTCTTTATGCCCACAGAAACATCAGGAGTAATGTGAGACATCAAGAAGAGTCGGCAAGACACCTAATTTTCTTGGCTACGACGATTGTTTGCAAAATCATTGCTAGCATGATGGAATTCAGCCAAAGCATCAGCAGCAGCCAAATTGGATACAGGTGCCTGATTCTAGATTCAGAAAACAAGCCGTGTCTAAGTTCTCTGTCTGATCTTGTATCTTGTAACACTTAACAACAACAACAGGTAAGAAGCATATTTTCTTCTGCAGCACCAGAAAAACATAGATATACTGACGATTGCAAAAACAGAAGATAAAAAATCTATCATTTACAGGAGAGCTATGGTCAATGGCATCAACTTCAGCTTTCATTCAATCTACGCTCTGGATTGATTCTTAATTAGCAGCTAGGTTTACTTCCATAAGGGTCATACAAGATGTTCAATGTACTCCTGTACTCATCCTGTGGAGGTGAATTATTTTGGACGACTGTAAGGATCCTTTCATGTTTAAAGCAAAATGTACACTGGCCTCAAATTGGAGCAGACCAAAAAGGCCAAAACAACTAGGAGTTGGAAACTATGTCACATTCTTGCTGATCTTTTACTGCATCAACAGCTACAATTTTATTCTCAATAATATCAGAAGTATTGCCAATTAACTCAGTTGTCTGAACAGTTGTAAAATCGACTTCAGATTTTTCTTCACTATGGAAACTTGTTTTACCTCCTCTAGATAAAATGTTTGTGCAAGCATCACCAGCAGTCTCTACTGACAAAGACTGGGAAGATTTGCCATTGTTAATAGGATCAGCAGAATCATCTGAAATAAAAGATGAATCTTCGGTAGCATTTCCGCAATGGCCAACAGCCTGGGCAGAGTTATGGGGCTCGGCTTCAGCAGCAATTAGCTCAGAAGAATCATGAGCTGACTTTATATCTTGATGATCTTTGATGTCGTATTCAATGACTCCAACTGCATAAACCACAGAGATGTTTAAAACGGAGAATCACAAAGAAAATGTTCAATAAATGTCAATGTCATCCCATGTGGTCACCTTCATCAACAGGtgtatcatgtttagaagaatGATTTTCCAGCAGTGGCTTCTGTAGTAAACCAGTACCAGGAAAAACCAATATGTTTATGGACCTAACTTCTAATTCTTGAGAAACCTCAAGCTGCTTAAAGCTAAATACATTAGTCCATGTTTCCTTTAATTCAGAAATTGCAGGTATGACCAGCTTTTCAATATTAAGGGAAGAGAGAACCTGAAGATGAGaacaaattatttcaaaaaaaaaagagagaaaattatttataataacaGATAGCTtgttaaagaaaaggaaaatagagatgagaaaaattaaatagttCATAGAATTATAATAAAAGACTGCTTGTTACGAAAGAAAAAGAGGGGACGGGAGAACTACACTATTGCCTAATACAATAGTCTAAGTACTGAAAAATTCACAAACTGAGTAACAATGTGCATATCCACAAACACCCAAGTGGCTACCTCTTTAAAGGAAAAACAAACCTCAATTAACTATCGACAAAAATGCCTGTAACAATGCAATTGCAAACGAAATCAATTTCACACAACATAACTGCCAAGTTTCAAATATCAGACACCTAATACTTCATTTAGCTTACAGAAGAACCATCAGCCTGTACCAATTAATAGTTGGCTAACCCGTAGCCATATTCTTTCATTCTAAAGACAAACATCAGTGAAACATCAGTGGCATTGTAAAGGTTGGCTCCTATGCATCCTCTGCAAGCCTGGATCTAGGATTTTAAGGCAATCACATAATgacattgatccggtggtaaggtaggGCCCCGTCCCGCAGGAGGTCAGCGTCACGTGGAAGGTCAAGGGCAAGGCGGTCAATGCCCCTAGGCTAGCATCCGACCTGGCGACCCCATCAGCCGGTCGGACTAAGGAATGGTCGGTCCGATGTTAGTACAGCTCGGTCTCGCACCGAGCTTCCGACACTCAAAGACTATCACCAGAGCAGGCGCCGACCGGCAAGTCATGTGCCGAGCGATTGGGCATGCGTCGTGCGGACATCAGAATCGCCCACAGATCATATCACAGCCAACGAAGCGCGGACCCGACCCAGCAAGCCTAGACAGTGGAAATAGCCGAGCGGCCTCCCCGCTCGGCCCAGACAGCAGAATTAGCTAAGCGATCTTCCGCTCGGCCCACTAGCAGACAAaagctggccgagcggcccaCCCGCTCGGCCCACTAACAGACAAAGGCAGGATTGACTGGTATCCTCCTCGAAACCCGTGTCGTAGACAGATAGCATGGTTGCCGGCATGATCAAgcagagaatcgtacgacggaagcttccactgtcttgtcaggatatgctcgggttgttgaggtatggtgtcaggtacacttttctgacacgtcctatcaaggaaagctttgagatgcgtgcatgcctcgaggagcgtgcacacGCACCCAGAGAGCTCTGTATAAAGGACCCCAagcttcgacgaaggtatgctcattctactgtagctacagttacgctgtCACTTTCGCTTCTTTGCTTTCTTGCTACTTTCGCCggagatctgacttgagcgtcgaagggtcatcgtcggggaaccactccctggctcggcactgacgctttTGTGCTTGCAGGCTAATCTCATCGGAGGTCCACGCacggtcaacaggagcgccacatccccatcGTCCGTCACCTCGACTctcgaacaggatcaaatttgacatcGTCTGTAggaacgcacctgcattcgaGCCGAGAAGATAGAAAAAACTGGACGACTTCACACggtgacgctcactcaagaggagctcgacgcactTGTACAATCGCGAGCGGCAAAATTAGTCGAGCAGCAACAGCAAACAGCGCTAGCCGATCGGCTGGTTCAACAAGCAACATCAActtcaggaggccgagcggcccATGAAGACCGACCGGAGCAATTGTCCATCTGGGGGCAGAATAAAGGGTCGACCGGCACTCACGGGGAGGCTCCACCCGCGCCTATTCCATTCCACCGAGCCTTGTTTCAAACGCCCTCCGAGATTGCTCAAGCCAATCAAGGAAGGGGCTCTTCTTCAGATGAAGCACCCGTGCAGGGAGCAAGGAAAGGCAAGACGCCCCAAGCTGATtcgtcgcccgagcggatcaaccgccagtTCTCCGAGGCAATCCTACAAGATCCGCTGCCAAGGCACTACGCTCCCTTGGCGATCGGAGAATATAACGGGtcgaccgacccggacgaccatcttggTAAGTTTGATAACGCTGCTACTCTTCATCAGTACATAGAGGGAGtcaagtgtcgagtcttcctcgCCACGCtctctggctcggcactgacgctttTGTGCTTGCAGGCTAGTCTCATCGGAGATCCATGCACGGTCAACAGGAGAGTCACATCCTCAGCGTCCATCACCTCGACTCTCAGACATGATCAGCCACATTAGGATCAGTCCTGGGCTagcctttttattcttttttccATCTTACAAATGACATACTTCATAACACTTCCATTTAGCTTTCCTCTCTATGTTAGTAAGGACATTTTCAATGCTCTAAAGTCTAAAACCACACGAATGTTTCCATTTTATCTTCCATATTTAATTGCATTTATAGAAATCACAATCATTTTGTTTTACAAGAACATTAGATATTTACAAGTTTGTGACCCAAAATAAGTCTCTAATCTCTGCAGCTGTAAATATGCATGGTCTGTATGTCATAGTAGTTAAAATGAATTGAGGCAACATAAATTGAAGCAATCGCTAAGGCtttaaagaaaacaaagaaagcaGTAGAGGCAGTAGGGAAAtttgaaagagagagagagagagagagagatggttGAAACAAATATGCTTTCTTGATAATTATGATGGCAGAGAGATGATATTGAAGATAATTCAGTTTACAGCTTCTTACCTGCTTtaaacatagaaataaaagaaatttaatgCATACATGAATATAAACACAATGATTAACTTTTACGTTGTATAAGAAttataaaataacataaaaataatgaaagaatgATATACTTATAGTCAAGATGTAGAAAATTTTATAATAGGAtgaaaatagaaaagaatgggACAAAACATATAGCCTCAATCTATTTATTTTTACTCAAAAACATCCAAGAGAAAATATTTACTGATTCAATTCCACTAAGTAGCCGACGGCACATCCCTTGACGTCTATACATGTTTCTTGTCCCAATGAAAGGCATTTCTGCCAGTCTGGTTCCGTGAATTCTGTTTGATGCAATAAaatcaacaaaattcaatatcaaaTAGAGCATAGGTGATGAtgaataaaagaaatcaaatcTTGCTGATAATATTCAGAGAAGACTTAATTTTAGATTTACACTTTAGGTTAACTGTCTTTGACAAATACTAGATTTGGTAAGAAAAAATAAGTAGGTGCATCAACTATTGACTAGCCAGAGACAACCATTAGGTTTACTGATATAGCTTAACCGCACCAAAATCATATGTTGGAGGTCAAACAATCCTTGTAACTTGTGAGGCTCCATTAAATCCACCCAACAAAAACCTAAATAAATTGCCTGTAAAAATCTATCTTGGCCAGATTTTTTTCCCCGTAGATTAACTAAATGAACAAGCCACATTGCGATGGAAGAAAAGAAACCAAACAATAATAAGACTCTGAAGGAAAGAAGACAAGGGTTAGCTATAAAACTAAGTTGCAATGGCCAATGACATCTTGTATTATATTGATACCATTTAGAGCTGTGATTATCAGCTAAAGACGATGGGCAATAATCCATGTAATGGACATCATGTGAGAGAGAAGTCGGATGACAGCACTTGTAGGAAGTGGTTATAAAATAAAAAGAGCAACTACTTAAGCACCAGAGGAGATGATAGGGAAACACAACATATGGAAatggaagagaagaaaaataatgaaACAATTCTGTTTGGAGGTGGGAAAGAAGATTAGATAGTAATTAATTAAAGTAGTGCTTAAATACAATCAAAAATGAATCTCCATTAATGAATTGCAATCTAGCTATATAAAAATGGCACTTTCTTATAGCTAAAGATATGATGACCAAAAATGTCTAAACACTCAGAATACAAATCAGTCAGATTATATCAGCTTCAGATTGGATAAATTAGAGTCATCCCAACGAGTCTCCTCCGTTCTAAGAATTTCACATAACAAATGCATCAAGGAGGAAGAATCATCATTTATTGAACAATATGCTCGACAGAAAGAACAAACCCAAGGTTACATCAACCCAAAAACACTTCAGGGAAGCTTGATCGATAGCAAGTTAACTCAAGCAGTTATTACTTGTTATCCAAATATCACCTGTTTAAGAAAATAAGAATACCTGATAGATGCCACAGAGATAATTTCATCCCCATGCTCCAAAATAAAAGTGTAGAAACCGCTGTAATTCAGCCGACTGAAATTTGATCTACACAGAAAACCAAAGTCATACATAGAGCAGAGTTAGTTATATGATATTTATTAAGAAATCACAGAGGGCACCTTTACCAACAACTCTCAGTTattccaaaaaataaaaataaaactttgttCCCTAAATCTTCTAGGGACGATTTTTTCTTTTTGTGAAAAAATACCTTAAAAAACATAAATATAGAAACACAAATAAAAGACCTTAAAATATTATGAATAATTTTTAGTGACTTACCAAAACATATACAAAAAAGAAAAGGCACATAAGCTTAAATTctctttaaataaaaaaaaattaaaaatgttaaaatatcTTATTTTGGCTAGGCTCAAATGTTGTGTGATGTTATCATCTTTGTAAAACTAACAATGAACCGAAGATAAAATAGTTCAACAACAAAAAACAtttaattatataatatatttgaataacttttgaaaaatgtaCAAAAAATACAAtcatttggaacatggaatatccTAAAATTATTTATAGAACTACTATAATAAAGTTGCTTGTGTAGTCATTTAAAGAACTGTAATTGCAAATAGCAAATGCATTTGCCAGAACAAAACAAGTTGCAAATGTCATTATATCATTTGCATTTGCCTGCAACATTAATTGTTGGTTACCATAGGGTCTCACCATGCAAAGCTCAAATGACAAAAGAGCAAACATTGACTCTAAAAGACCTAAAGCACAGTTAAAATTTTGATGAGAGACATTTTTCTTTCACAAGTCCAAAAATTCGAAACAATTTCAAGATATCATTTATAATCTTGTTTCTTCTTACATCATACTGTATATGATTAGCTTTGATGTCCTAGTAAAAAAAAGCTCTACAGCTTTGTCTGTAGGATCCAATATAGACCAGCAAACCAGCTCCTAGTTTGGTTGACTGGAGAAATTTTGATAAATAGTACATAGGTATTAGGACCCAAATATGTTGTTGTGTTTTACCAGTTACAAAATGTTAAACATTGGTTAATATGAGAGATTGCATTGGGATGGAAACTAATTCCATTTGGACCACTTTGATACAAAAGCAATAAAAGCAACATTGATCTGTCTAGCAATTCCGAGTTATCAAGAACAACTTCTATGATTCTATCGCCTTACATCAATGCAATATGAAATTCTGGGTATCACAAGCATGCAAACTCATTGTTAGTCAGTGCCTAGCTATGGAGTTTAAAATTATAGTATGACAGATGCTTACCCACAATTATACACAACATTATGAATAAGGTTAATGCCACTTCTCCGGTCAACAATAGGCAGAAAACACTCATCCATAACTGCAAGGGCGACAGCAATCTTTGAGTTGGATTCGGCCGTTTGATGGAACTGTAATGGAGATTTAGAAGAATCCTCATCAAAACGCCTGACAACAGTCCATGAGAATCCTGATTCAATATCATTcttcatcccaagaatcttctttaGTCCTCGGAAAACCTACAGCAAACAAAATTACAAGCCGATGATACCATATCAAAGGTGAATAGACATATTATTCAAATCCTACTACAATACACAAGCATTCTATTTTCGCACCTTATATAAGAATATTAAACAATACTAATTGGCCAATGTTCAAGAGTTATAAAGCAACCATGGAGGCCTACATTTTCCCCAGTCAGCCTAATAAGCTATAACTAATGGTTTTTCTCCAGTATATAACATTTTTATATACCTACAGAAGCCAATCATTGCCACTTAATGTTTACATAAGTTACATTTTTATACAGAAAAATTAGGCATTCTTGTATATAAGAGCTTCTTAATGATATATCATTAGAAGAATTATGTCCATAAATTCCACATATGATCAACCAAAACAAGTTTGACTGACAATTattctccttttcttttcttttgcttgtttCATTTTATTACCTTACATGCTAAAaattcttttttgaaaaaaaaaatccatatactTCCATCTGTTATATAAATGTGTCGTGTTAGCATCCTATATTAATAAATgccatttatttattttgttctttGTTTTAAGAGATGTTTTCATATCCATAATTTTGCTTATCTAGTTTCTTAGAGTTGAATTTTTTGATATGCTATAAATGCAAAATTGGAGGTGCCttttttttgtattttgtttttgttgttttcctttgtattaTTATATCTCCTACCTAATATATTGTCATTTACACATTTCTGTTCTTGTATTGCCACCATGATTGTCATCAACCAATATCAATATAGTAATTCGACTTAGATTGTTATTGGTAAAGGGTGCAATGATTTTTCCAGAGAAATAGATACACAAAGATTTTTGGCAGAATTTCAAAAATTAGGATTCCAAGAAATCACTTAGAAATGAGTTAGGTTATACTGTGAAATAGATGGAATTCACTGAAACTTGATCAAATTTAGAGGAggaaaaattgaaataaatgcaaTTTTGTCAAATAAGGTTGATTTAGGAAAACTCGGCCGATGTACCCAATTCTTCGCTGATTGCAACTTGAGTCCTAGCCAACATAACATGAGGAGGAGATATTCTTCGTCACTTATTTGAATTGCAGATTAAACTGCTCAACCTCGCCACCTCTAGAAATTTATCACAAAATCAATTGTTTAATCTTACTATTTCTGGAATCTACCACTAGCTAGACCAAGTACCCCATCTATCTCATATATCTGTCTCTTGCATGATATTGTCATATCGTTATTACCAATCAAGATAAAATACAGCATCTCTCTTGATAGACAGTAGCCTCGAAACCTCCTTCCTACATATCAATAATCTAATTTTACTTAACagctatatataaataaaatatgatCTCATTATTTGTGTTATTATATCATAACAATATAGTATATATAATATGATAccaatataatattataataaactTATGAACCTGATGATACTAAATATTACTATTTTTGATAAGTTTCCTTTATTTTACTATTTAGTTTTCTATATCtttataaactatttttggaaatttttcctaATAAGttcatattatttttattaattatgtttaattcaatatatttttttattaacttttgtgaataaataaactatataaataaattaataattgtttttaaaactctataTAGACAAAGAAACATAAGCTTATGGGGGCGAGAAACCACCTAGGGTTTACCTATTCAATCATGTATTGTGCAGCTTACTCCGATCTCTATCTTGTTAATTTCCAAGTCATGTTtaagttaatatttatttaattaaatcaattttgcTAAATTGATATAAAAAAATGGGCATATTTTATACATTGCTTACATCAATATGTATATTTTATTCTGGTTAGTTGTATAAACATTCATATGGAAACATAGATTGCTTAAAatgatattattgaatgaaaGAGGAAAGTTTTATTTGTATTGATTGTTTAGGttatttaatttgatatattatatagTCCATGCAAACAAATGCATTTTCTTGGCATGCAGCTGTCAACATACCTAAAGTAAGTTTCTAACAAAATATAAACCACGTGTGTTACGTAGAGTATCAACCGTATACCCACCCACAAACAACTTTTATAGACCTATTCATTTGAATATATAATTTGAAAGATGTATAAATGAGAGGATGGGCGGACCTTTAATTCATCCTTACAATGTTTGGTTGGAAGAATGGATCAATCGTGAAGGATAAAGATTCACATTTTCCCCTCATATTTACTCTGCCCAAAATAGGGCAAATCGAGCAAAggatggatgaagatattttgttAATCACATCTTTGTCATTCAAATGTTTTGTAACATACTTAGCACCCATCGAACCCTACGCTCGCATCTCTTAGTTCTAGTCAGTTTCTCACGTTGTGTTATCATGCTTGCTTGCCTACATGCCTTCTTCTTCCATAAAAAACCGAACAAGAGTAGTTAGCTCACGTCACTTATCCTCAGTAGATTGCTCATACTATATACCCTTGTATCGTGCATTTACATGCCCTTACACCTTCTCTGTCGTAAACACAAACAAAATGGGCATTATAAAGGAAAGGCATTAATAAATTGTTAGATATGAATTCTTGTATAAAAGTTTGTTGGATTGATTTAATGTTCAGAGAGGAAAGTAGTTATGATGGATTTAATTACAATTCAGTCAGGAAAGTAGTTATGAAAAGGAGAGTATTGTTgccttttaaaaatttaattatttatcctTCAATTTATTAAACCAAGTGAAAGGATAGATGAATTGATGGATCATTTTATTCATCCATCTGTTTACAATAAGAAGAAGGATAAGTTAACTTTCATTGAATCTACCCATTTATGCATCCATCCATAACCATACATCGTTCGACTTATCCAGACAGACACATGTGTTATTATCTTCTTCATTATAACACAATATGCATGAAAGAAAGCAGAATCTGCTATCAAGAACATTATTGATATAACTGAAGATAGGCATGTATCCAAACATATAAAACTTTTGATGTAACAAAATCATCGTAAAGGATGCATGAAAAGGTTGATGACTTTCTACAGGAATAATTTGAAATTTCAAACTAGATGGAGCTATTTACACATTATGTCATGGTCACATGGATTCGTAGGAATCATTTTTGTACCTTTCTACAACTTGAGGAACAAAAAGAAATGGCAGTACTCTTGGAAGTGGCAGATATATACTCTGTCTCAGGAATGCAATCTTCATGGTCTGCAAAATCCAATACAAGTAACTCCATAGCTCTTAGAATGTAGAAGGGCATTTAAGTAAGAACATATAACAGGAGGATTCATACATTTTGCCTCACACTGGTGACAGGAAAGCAATAAGGAAACTGTTTCATAGCTTGCACTACTAGGATCAGTCGAGATCTGCCCACAGAACCTGCAGCAGCAGTTGGTACAGTGCCAATCTCCAGGAGGAGGCTTCTGGGATGCAACACAGGAACTTAAGACATTCATGCATAGCAGAACCAAAAGGCAAAGAAATTACCAAGATTAAGCTGACAATCATGTAGAAAAATAAACTAAAGAATGTGGCAGTTACGAGCATGGAAATACCATAGTAGCTAATTATAACATAAATATTACCGGTCAATAAAAATCAATAGTTTTGCAGAAATCCATTTTGCCACCTGCATAATTTTCAGAATCCACAAAAAAAATGGAGATGGAGAAAGAAAACCATTTATAAAGAACAAATAAAAAAGCCCGATCTATGTTTCTGCAATAACCACATATGCAATAGCAATGCCAACTAACTACGGCAATGCGTTCTATAAAGGGTAAGGTTTGTTCAAAGTAAGGATTGTTCAGTTTGATGTACCTCGATGCCCAAGCAAGCCAGATGAAAGGTCGAAGGACAACCATCACAACAGATTAAGGGGCCACCATCACCACAGATACCACAGGTATCATCATTAGGGTCATCACCATTGACATCAATATTGTAGAATCCTTGCCGTTCAGATTCACCCTGTTTTTTCCATGCCTCAAGCTGGCATTTCAACAGGGAAATTTCTCCATCCTCCAAAAATATATTTTGTGATGGATGTATAAGTTTGTTACCAGCATGAAGACCGAAGTTTGATAGAGAAAGGATTTTACCACAGCAGCTACAGTTAATGCCGTCTCTAGTTATCCAGCCTTCCAACTTTGTTTTAGTCATTCGCTGGTTCATATACTTCACTTTTCCATTTATGGGCAATACACCCACATCTATCATCCATGAAAGAACTGTCCTTTTATGCCTGTAAGTGACATAATCTGCGTCATCAGCTTCTGACTTATGGTTAATACCACGGGCCAATAGGGTGCATCCTCTCTGTCTGCTTCTTCCGTTGTGATGATTCTTATAAGATGTGGAACCGACAGAAAACTTTGAGTCTGGAGTCAACTTACCCTTAGTAGCTTGATCTCTAGGATGTCTCTTGTCAGattttttctttactttcttCCCTTTATACTTTGGGGATTCTTCAGACTCTtctatccttcttcttctcttgttaacAACAACTCTTTTCAGTAAATCAAGTGACTCCAAGGGTATGATAGGGTCGCTCACAGAAGGTGTTCTGCAGTTCCTTCCAGAAGAAATCTTACCCTCCGATTTGTTTGTTCTCTTTAGACGTTCCTGATACACTGCATAAGCCTTTGTGATTGACCAATAACCACCATGACCTTCAGGAGGTATGTAAACAGAATCCTCATAGTTCCTGCCTCTTCTTGGCCTCAGATCTATTGTCCAACCAGCATTAAGAAGTATATCTTTTAACTGATCTCTAAGTTTTTGTTTTTCAGTTCTGCGAGATACGTTTGCACTCTCTGATACTTGTTTTGCCTTAACAACACTTTCTGCACTGGAGTTGCTCTTTGTTCTCAGACCAGTCTTACCCTTTGAAATATGTGCTTTCTTTTTTCTTGTTTTATGAAAAACATTCTTCTGCAGTGTTTCACGTCTACTGTTTGCACTTTTCTCGAGACTGTCCTTTTTTGACTTTCTCAATTCATTTTTGCTCGGCGAGGCACCTAAGCTTGAATTTTCATCAACTCTTTCAAAGGGAGACAGGGATTGTTGCTTCAGTGCGGCACGGGTAGCTACACCACGAGAGCTTATGGCCTTTGAGACCTCTTCATAATTCCTTTTAGAATGGTTCTCAAGCCCATCAACCTTCTTATTACTAGGTAGTACTCGCAAGACGCCAGATTTCCCTTGCATCCTCAGAATATCATCCTTGGGTCGTGAAACACCAATGTCTTCTGCCCTGTCTCCGGTGACACAGCTACTGTTATCCTTCGCCTCAAGTTTCTGCTTATCTGGTGATTCTATCAGCT is from Zingiber officinale cultivar Zhangliang chromosome 7B, Zo_v1.1, whole genome shotgun sequence and encodes:
- the LOC122005816 gene encoding uncharacterized protein LOC122005816 isoform X3 produces the protein MKKRRGIEVSAAEKVDGSNKDMKRRLIMSDSECNLDDCLASLRRADRGVSRNGDNSICGEDNEVEMKEEEENADVDKKEKVLKSYEGTQTDEVAVSCKKEVLETELERKCRIESSRAEVQSEKSKLDSSEQGGKKKFLSGGNMSKTVISDGVDEKEEMNVHKEGSSKSSVPAKRKRGRVMENQTLTNLQKTGKTETEKNKLIESPDKQKLEAKDNSSCVTGDRAEDIGVSRPKDDILRMQGKSGVLRVLPSNKKVDGLENHSKRNYEEVSKAISSRGVATRAALKQQSLSPFERVDENSSLGASPSKNELRKSKKDSLEKSANSRRETLQKNVFHKTRKKKAHISKGKTGLRTKSNSSAESVVKAKQVSESANVSRRTEKQKLRDQLKDILLNAGWTIDLRPRRGRNYEDSVYIPPEGHGGYWSITKAYAVYQERLKRTNKSEGKISSGRNCRTPSVSDPIIPLESLDLLKRVVVNKRRRRIEESEESPKYKGKKVKKKSDKRHPRDQATKGKLTPDSKFSVGSTSYKNHHNGRSRQRGCTLLARGINHKSEADDADYVTYRHKRTVLSWMIDVGVLPINGKVKYMNQRMTKTKLEGWITRDGINCSCCGKILSLSNFGLHAGNKLIHPSQNIFLEDGEISLLKCQLEAWKKQGESERQGFYNIDVNGDDPNDDTCGICGDGGPLICCDGCPSTFHLACLGIEKPPPGDWHCTNCCCRFCGQISTDPSSASYETVSLLLSCHQCEAKYHEDCIPETEYISATSKSTAISFCSSSCRKVFRGLKKILGMKNDIESGFSWTVVRRFDEDSSKSPLQFHQTAESNSKIAVALAVMDECFLPIVDRRSGINLIHNVVYNCGSNFSRLNYSGFYTFILEHGDEIISVASIRFSLPLILKSWSYLQFLN